Proteins encoded in a region of the Psychromicrobium lacuslunae genome:
- a CDS encoding branched-chain amino acid ABC transporter permease yields the protein MLASLVHTLPQLVPADGEWISFDVVSLGQNFWSATFDGLTFGAIYALVALGYTLVYGVLNLINFAHSEVFIVGCYGVIFTLTALGFGPSAPNLDIWSIVLNLLLAMLVGMAASALTAFLLERLAYRPLRKKNAPRLVFLITAIGASFVIQYLFYLWRTPNPEPAVIMFKPTPIFDVFGTIIDSQQLVIVIAAVIMMIVVDQFIRRSRTGRGIRAVAQDPDTATLMGVNKERIIVTTFVIGGILAGAAALFYVMKIPSGVQYNGGFVLGIKAFAAAVLGGIGNVRGALLGGLLLGLIGNYGQILLGNSQWTDVVAFVVLVLVLLVRPEGILGTSLARSKA from the coding sequence ATGCTCGCATCCTTAGTTCATACTTTGCCGCAGCTGGTACCAGCTGATGGTGAGTGGATTAGCTTCGATGTCGTCTCACTGGGACAAAACTTTTGGAGCGCCACCTTTGATGGCCTCACTTTCGGTGCCATCTACGCACTCGTCGCGCTGGGCTACACCCTGGTGTACGGCGTGCTCAATCTCATTAACTTCGCTCACTCCGAGGTCTTTATCGTCGGCTGTTACGGTGTGATTTTTACCCTCACCGCCTTGGGCTTCGGTCCCTCGGCGCCCAATCTGGACATTTGGTCCATTGTGCTCAACCTTCTTTTGGCCATGCTGGTCGGTATGGCGGCGTCAGCGTTGACGGCGTTCTTACTGGAGAGATTGGCCTATCGACCATTGCGCAAGAAAAACGCGCCCAGACTGGTCTTTCTGATCACCGCAATCGGTGCATCTTTCGTCATTCAGTACCTGTTCTATCTCTGGCGGACACCGAATCCGGAGCCCGCCGTGATTATGTTCAAACCGACGCCCATTTTCGATGTCTTTGGCACCATCATTGACTCGCAGCAGTTGGTGATCGTGATCGCCGCGGTAATCATGATGATCGTGGTGGACCAGTTCATCCGGCGCTCGCGTACCGGTCGTGGCATTCGAGCGGTGGCTCAGGATCCGGATACCGCCACCTTGATGGGGGTCAACAAGGAACGAATCATCGTGACCACCTTCGTGATCGGTGGCATTCTGGCCGGTGCGGCCGCGCTGTTCTACGTGATGAAGATCCCCTCCGGCGTGCAGTACAACGGCGGCTTCGTGCTCGGCATCAAGGCATTCGCAGCCGCTGTGCTGGGTGGCATCGGAAACGTGCGTGGCGCATTGCTCGGCGGTCTGCTGCTCGGTTTGATCGGTAACTACGGGCAGATTCTGCTCGGTAACTCTCAGTGGACCGACGTGGTCGCCTTCGTGGTACTGGTGCTGGTTCTCCTAGTCCGGCCGGAAGGCATCTTGGGTACGTCGCTGGCGAGGAGTAAAGCGTGA
- a CDS encoding serine hydrolase domain-containing protein — MSESNPESKNLQQVMQQIVETRVARAVSPSLAAAFWQRGELRASWLLGDADGQGSEPQLDTAYRIASCTKSFTAAAVLLLRERGQLNLDLGLAELLPELRIVGTGMPTVRMLLSMSAGLPTDNPWADRQESLDQDGMRKLMLGGIRLVRLPDEGYEYSNLSYALLGQLIERVSGVEYRRFIETEFLAPLGMNSTGFDQTVPASGGLAVGFRSRVGEPSSAGEGELASRSFWQPQPFSSPGQFSAIGGLFSTLRDLARWASWLSDAFTEGPTPTQQASDDAVLSRAARREMQQIHTLIGSDDGGLATGYGFGLFVQQHPERGKTVSHSGGYPGFSSQMVWHPESSSVLIGFENASYAKVGELLTALLAEILEGTPRQQAEPWPEALKAKAAVEALLWNWDDNLARSIFAENVELDKSFPERRAELGSLLDLVGPLQHKPASGPTVITAAQLAWSMPTERGELCCKISLSPLAEPLVQELELSALPESR; from the coding sequence ATGTCTGAATCGAACCCTGAATCGAAGAACCTGCAGCAGGTCATGCAACAGATCGTCGAGACGAGGGTGGCGAGGGCGGTCTCGCCCTCGCTCGCGGCGGCCTTCTGGCAGCGGGGGGAACTGCGAGCGAGTTGGTTGCTCGGTGATGCCGACGGCCAGGGCAGTGAACCTCAGCTGGATACCGCTTACCGGATTGCCTCCTGCACCAAGTCCTTTACCGCCGCGGCCGTACTGCTACTCAGAGAACGCGGCCAGCTGAACCTCGACCTTGGGCTGGCAGAACTGCTGCCGGAGCTGCGGATCGTCGGGACGGGTATGCCTACCGTGCGGATGCTGCTCAGCATGAGCGCTGGCCTGCCCACCGACAACCCCTGGGCTGACCGGCAAGAATCACTCGATCAGGACGGTATGCGGAAGCTAATGCTTGGCGGTATCAGGCTGGTCCGACTTCCCGACGAGGGCTATGAGTATTCAAATTTGAGCTATGCCTTACTTGGTCAGCTGATTGAGCGGGTGTCCGGGGTTGAATACCGACGGTTCATTGAAACCGAGTTCCTCGCACCTTTGGGGATGAATTCCACGGGTTTTGACCAAACGGTCCCTGCCTCTGGCGGGCTGGCAGTCGGGTTTAGGTCGAGGGTTGGAGAACCGAGCAGTGCCGGCGAGGGTGAGCTTGCCTCGAGGTCGTTTTGGCAGCCCCAACCCTTCAGCTCGCCCGGCCAGTTTTCTGCCATTGGTGGCCTGTTTAGCACCCTGCGTGACCTGGCTCGTTGGGCCAGCTGGTTGAGTGACGCCTTCACGGAAGGACCTACACCTACACAGCAAGCCTCCGACGATGCCGTGCTGAGCCGGGCGGCACGCCGCGAAATGCAGCAAATCCATACCTTGATCGGCAGCGACGACGGCGGATTAGCGACCGGATACGGCTTCGGACTGTTTGTGCAGCAACATCCGGAGCGTGGCAAAACGGTCTCGCACTCCGGGGGCTATCCCGGTTTCAGCTCTCAGATGGTCTGGCATCCGGAGAGCTCAAGCGTGCTGATCGGCTTTGAGAATGCCAGCTATGCCAAGGTTGGTGAACTGCTAACTGCCTTGCTGGCCGAAATACTCGAAGGCACTCCCCGCCAGCAAGCCGAGCCGTGGCCGGAGGCTTTGAAAGCCAAGGCGGCTGTGGAGGCGCTGCTGTGGAACTGGGACGATAATCTGGCGCGCAGCATTTTCGCTGAGAATGTGGAGCTAGATAAGAGCTTCCCGGAGCGCCGGGCCGAACTCGGCAGCCTACTTGACCTCGTCGGACCGCTACAGCACAAGCCGGCTTCGGGCCCTACCGTGATCACCGCTGCGCAACTAGCCTGGAGCATGCCGACGGAACGCGGCGAGCTGTGCTGCAAGATTTCGCTCAGCCCGCTGGCTGAGCCACTGGTTCAAGAACTCGAACTCAGCGCGCTTCCTGAGTCTCGGTAA
- a CDS encoding glycoside hydrolase family 3 protein: MVDTQLATTGSATPEELKRLVNSVIWPGFNGRTLPDWLRTALQEGLAGVVYFRQNVDPDDPQQLSALSAEIRAANPRAIIGVDEEGGSVSRLEAKNGSSLPGAAVLGQLNDLALTEAAGRHLGQLCLDAGINLNLAPVADVNTNPANPVIGIRSFGSDTDLVSRHSSAMLRGIQSLGVGACAKHFPGHGDTVTDSHLALPRLEMSFEELSSQHLPPMRATVESGVRAVMTAHIVVPGLGDEEAETPATLNPAAGELLRSFGFDGLQITDALDMAAIKATVGSGRGAVLAMLAGADLLCLGNPANPGSRSDKQEYQEVFQSLLLALAEGELPIELFYRAQRRISEFLDWSEGQQAKRPTVEQSASGLIDWPSRVSTALRSNRDQTPRLLAGEVQFCDLRGGHNLATGKLGNFFSAALSEFRPVRLRSLEELKALKQPNAEQAVVVLVDSLIAGGSQLSLLNELAAELPELVCINAGLAPSEDPVPTTLSCFDSSRVTARAVAQLLVG, from the coding sequence ATGGTTGATACACAGCTCGCGACGACAGGATCGGCGACTCCGGAAGAACTCAAGCGATTAGTCAACTCGGTGATTTGGCCCGGGTTCAATGGTCGTACACTGCCTGACTGGCTCCGCACTGCGCTGCAGGAGGGCCTAGCCGGGGTGGTTTACTTCCGGCAGAATGTCGACCCGGATGATCCGCAGCAACTCAGCGCGCTCTCCGCCGAGATTCGCGCCGCCAACCCGCGAGCTATTATCGGCGTGGACGAAGAAGGCGGCAGCGTTAGCCGGCTGGAAGCCAAAAACGGTTCCTCATTACCCGGTGCTGCGGTCCTCGGCCAACTCAACGACTTGGCACTCACTGAAGCCGCCGGTCGCCATCTCGGCCAGCTCTGCCTGGACGCCGGGATCAATCTCAATCTGGCGCCGGTGGCTGATGTCAATACCAATCCGGCGAATCCGGTGATCGGCATCCGTTCTTTCGGCTCAGACACCGACTTGGTCAGCAGGCACAGCAGCGCGATGCTGCGCGGCATCCAATCACTCGGCGTGGGTGCTTGCGCCAAGCATTTTCCCGGCCATGGCGACACGGTGACCGACTCGCATCTTGCCCTGCCGCGCCTTGAGATGAGCTTCGAAGAACTCAGCTCTCAGCACCTCCCGCCGATGCGAGCCACGGTCGAGAGCGGGGTCCGGGCAGTGATGACAGCGCACATCGTGGTGCCTGGCCTCGGCGACGAGGAGGCTGAGACACCCGCCACGCTCAACCCGGCCGCCGGTGAGCTGCTACGCAGCTTCGGTTTTGACGGCTTACAGATCACCGACGCCCTCGATATGGCCGCCATCAAGGCTACCGTCGGCAGCGGCCGGGGCGCGGTCCTCGCCATGCTCGCGGGCGCCGATCTGCTCTGCCTTGGCAATCCTGCCAATCCGGGCAGCCGATCCGATAAGCAGGAGTATCAGGAAGTTTTCCAGTCACTATTGCTTGCGCTGGCTGAGGGCGAACTACCGATTGAGTTGTTTTATCGCGCCCAGCGGAGGATTAGCGAGTTTCTCGACTGGAGTGAAGGGCAACAAGCCAAACGGCCGACCGTTGAGCAGTCGGCTTCGGGCTTGATCGACTGGCCGAGCCGGGTCAGCACTGCGCTGCGGAGCAATCGCGATCAGACTCCTCGACTCCTTGCTGGCGAGGTTCAGTTCTGCGATCTGCGTGGCGGACATAATCTTGCCACCGGCAAACTGGGGAATTTTTTCTCTGCTGCACTGAGCGAGTTTCGTCCGGTGCGGCTGCGCAGCCTCGAAGAATTGAAAGCACTGAAGCAACCCAATGCCGAGCAAGCGGTGGTGGTGCTGGTGGATTCGTTGATTGCAGGGGGTAGCCAGCTGAGCCTGCTCAACGAGCTGGCTGCTGAGCTTCCAGAGTTAGTGTGCATCAACGCGGGCCTGGCACCTTCGGAAGACCCGGTGCCCACCACCCTGAGTTGCTTCGATTCATCGCGAGTCACCGCGCGAGCTGTTGCTCAATTGCTTGTCGGGTGA
- the murQ gene encoding N-acetylmuramic acid 6-phosphate etherase, with protein MDKYTALRDELATLTTESSNPAWEDLASLSTIDLVTAMNHEDTQVPLAIAKALPVITEIIDQVAVRMRRGGRLIYIGAGTPGRLGVLDASECPPTFGTDPGQVVGVIAGGDSAIKSAAENIEDSASAGQTDIQALSLTADDTVIGISASGRTPYVLSALETAKAVGALTVGFACNQGSPIGATAAIALEIEVGPEFLTGSTRLKAGTCQKLVLNMISTLTMVRLGKTYRNLMVDLRANNEKLRARSERTVMRATGVSAIEAAAALESVDGSVKAAILVLLTGLPAEQAIDTLARRDGFLQAAITETQEAR; from the coding sequence ATGGACAAATACACCGCCCTTCGCGACGAGTTGGCTACTCTCACCACAGAATCCTCCAATCCGGCCTGGGAGGACCTTGCCAGCCTCTCCACCATCGATTTGGTGACGGCAATGAACCATGAGGACACTCAGGTTCCGCTCGCGATTGCCAAAGCATTGCCGGTCATTACCGAGATCATTGACCAGGTGGCGGTCCGAATGCGGCGTGGCGGTCGGCTAATTTATATCGGCGCGGGCACCCCCGGCCGACTAGGTGTTTTGGACGCCAGTGAGTGCCCACCCACCTTCGGTACCGACCCGGGCCAGGTGGTTGGAGTGATCGCCGGCGGCGACTCCGCGATTAAGAGCGCCGCCGAAAATATCGAAGACAGCGCCTCGGCAGGGCAGACGGACATTCAAGCGCTCAGCTTGACGGCCGACGATACCGTGATCGGCATTTCCGCCTCCGGTCGCACTCCTTATGTGCTGAGCGCTCTCGAGACGGCAAAGGCGGTGGGCGCGCTCACCGTAGGCTTCGCCTGCAACCAAGGCTCACCCATTGGCGCTACCGCAGCTATCGCTTTGGAAATTGAAGTTGGCCCTGAATTCCTGACCGGCTCCACCCGACTCAAGGCCGGCACCTGCCAGAAGCTGGTGCTGAACATGATCAGCACCCTGACCATGGTGCGGCTCGGCAAGACCTACCGCAATCTGATGGTTGACCTGCGCGCCAATAATGAGAAGCTCCGGGCACGCAGCGAACGCACCGTGATGCGCGCTACCGGGGTTTCGGCCATTGAAGCAGCCGCCGCCCTGGAGTCCGTGGACGGCTCAGTCAAGGCGGCGATCCTGGTACTGCTCACCGGCCTGCCCGCGGAGCAGGCAATCGACACACTGGCGCGCCGGGACGGTTTCCTGCAGGCAGCGATTACCGAGACTCAGGAAGCGCGCTGA
- a CDS encoding branched-chain amino acid ABC transporter substrate-binding protein, with translation MNRKKMLAGLAVAATAGLLMTSCANQASSGGSSSAGGGSGVNIPAITSVDVPKDAVLPKGDGKATCPSTTTIAFGGAETGANAQLGINIYNGVQLAVNQHNEANPGCQVQFKKFDTEGDPNKATGPVTQMVSDQNILGVVGLAFSGESKATGTIFDDKGLVHITPSATNPELTTKGWKTFFRGLGNDAVQGPAAAKFLTDKLQAKKIYVVQDDSDYGIGLGTSTSGALTGGVLAGTEKVTTGQKDFSAVISKIMNAKADAVFYAGYYAEGAPFDQQLVSKGFTGTFVGPDGVKDDQFIKAAGDASSIAYFTCPCIPGELIPSFQSEYKKLTNAEPGTYSIEGYDAATVLLAGIDAGKQNRADLLSWVKSYDKDGLSKHYKWDDKGELQAPTVYGYKVENGKIVPIGAIGK, from the coding sequence ATGAATCGCAAGAAAATGCTTGCTGGCTTGGCTGTTGCTGCTACCGCTGGCTTGCTGATGACCTCCTGCGCCAATCAGGCCAGTAGCGGTGGAAGCAGCTCCGCTGGGGGCGGCAGCGGCGTTAATATCCCCGCAATCACCTCGGTTGATGTGCCGAAGGATGCGGTGTTGCCGAAGGGCGACGGCAAGGCTACCTGCCCGTCAACGACGACGATTGCCTTCGGCGGGGCCGAGACCGGCGCAAATGCTCAATTGGGTATTAACATCTACAACGGTGTGCAACTAGCCGTTAATCAGCACAACGAGGCGAACCCTGGCTGCCAGGTGCAGTTCAAGAAGTTCGACACCGAGGGCGACCCGAATAAGGCGACCGGCCCGGTCACCCAGATGGTTTCCGATCAGAATATCCTCGGCGTGGTGGGCTTGGCCTTCTCAGGCGAATCGAAGGCCACCGGCACCATCTTTGACGACAAGGGCTTGGTGCATATTACTCCTTCCGCAACCAACCCGGAGTTGACCACCAAGGGCTGGAAGACCTTCTTCCGTGGTCTGGGCAATGATGCTGTACAGGGCCCGGCAGCCGCTAAATTCCTGACCGATAAGCTGCAGGCCAAGAAGATCTACGTGGTGCAGGACGACTCCGATTACGGCATCGGTCTGGGCACCTCCACCTCGGGGGCACTCACTGGTGGCGTGTTGGCTGGCACCGAGAAAGTGACCACCGGGCAGAAGGACTTCTCTGCGGTGATCTCTAAGATCATGAACGCTAAGGCAGATGCGGTGTTCTACGCTGGCTACTACGCCGAAGGTGCGCCCTTCGACCAGCAGTTGGTCAGCAAGGGCTTCACCGGAACCTTCGTTGGTCCCGACGGTGTGAAGGATGATCAGTTCATCAAGGCGGCTGGCGATGCTTCATCGATCGCCTACTTCACCTGCCCCTGCATCCCGGGTGAGCTGATTCCCAGCTTCCAGTCGGAATACAAGAAGCTGACAAATGCTGAGCCGGGTACCTACTCGATTGAAGGCTATGACGCGGCCACTGTCTTGCTGGCAGGCATTGATGCGGGCAAGCAGAACCGTGCGGATCTGCTCAGCTGGGTCAAGAGCTACGATAAGGACGGCCTGAGCAAGCACTACAAGTGGGACGATAAGGGCGAGCTGCAGGCCCCGACCGTCTACGGCTACAAGGTAGAAAACGGCAAGATTGTGCCGATTGGCGCGATCGGCAAGTAA
- a CDS encoding alpha/beta fold hydrolase — MDIILVPGFWLQGSSWDNTTPALIDAGHTVHPVTPPGLESIEAKRAGIGLRDHVDAVLRLLDSLPAGAVLVGHSGGGAVIHAVADARPEKVIRGIYVDSGPLGAGGSINDELPVVNGEIPLPDWSVFEEPDLRDLNDELKAHFRQVSIPEPVGVAQDKQVLHDERRYQVPSSVICCEFSAADAQRWMDGGEPMMAELAKMTDLELLDLPTGHWPQLTRPKELGELLLQLVERR; from the coding sequence ATGGACATTATTTTGGTTCCCGGTTTTTGGTTGCAAGGCAGCTCCTGGGACAACACAACGCCCGCACTCATTGACGCCGGACATACCGTGCATCCGGTGACGCCGCCCGGTCTGGAATCCATTGAGGCGAAGAGGGCAGGCATCGGACTGCGCGACCACGTTGACGCCGTGCTGCGCCTGCTTGATTCCTTGCCAGCCGGAGCCGTCCTGGTTGGGCATAGCGGGGGAGGGGCGGTCATTCACGCGGTCGCCGATGCCCGGCCGGAGAAGGTGATTCGCGGCATTTATGTGGATAGCGGTCCGCTCGGAGCTGGCGGCTCGATCAACGATGAGCTGCCGGTAGTCAATGGCGAGATTCCGCTGCCTGACTGGAGTGTTTTTGAGGAACCGGATTTGCGTGATCTGAATGATGAACTCAAGGCGCACTTCCGCCAAGTCTCGATTCCGGAGCCCGTGGGAGTGGCCCAGGACAAACAAGTGTTGCACGATGAGCGGCGTTATCAGGTGCCTAGCTCGGTGATCTGCTGCGAATTCAGCGCGGCGGATGCCCAGCGCTGGATGGACGGAGGCGAGCCAATGATGGCGGAACTCGCCAAGATGACCGATCTGGAACTGCTCGATTTACCCACTGGGCATTGGCCGCAGTTGACCCGGCCCAAGGAACTGGGTGAGTTGTTATTGCAGCTGGTGGAGCGTCGATAA
- a CDS encoding NADP-dependent isocitrate dehydrogenase produces the protein MAEAAKIKVVGPVVELDGDEMTRIIWQFIKDRLIHPYLDIDLRYYDLSIQNRDATDDQVTVDAANAIKEHHVGVKCATITPDEARVEEFGLKKMWVSPNGTIRNILGGVVFREPIIISNIPRLVPGWNKPIIIGRHAFGDQYRATNFKVPGPGTLTLTFTPADGGEEIKQQVVTYPEEGGVAMGMYNFNESIKDFARASFAYGLQRNYPVYLSTKNTILKAYDGQFKDLFQEVFDNEFKEQFDAAGLTYEHRLIDDMVASAMKWEGGYVWACKNYDGDVQSDTVAQGFGSLGLMTSVLMTPDGKTVEAEAAHGTVTRHYRQHQQGKPTSTNPIASIFAWTRGLMHRGKIDNTPEVVQFAETLEDVVIKTVESGKMTKDLALLVSPDQAFLTTEDFLAALDENLSARLAG, from the coding sequence GTGGCTGAAGCAGCAAAAATCAAAGTAGTAGGACCCGTCGTCGAGCTCGACGGCGACGAGATGACCCGAATCATCTGGCAGTTCATTAAAGACCGTCTGATCCACCCCTATTTGGACATCGACCTGCGCTACTACGATCTGTCGATCCAGAACCGTGACGCCACCGATGATCAGGTGACCGTTGACGCCGCTAATGCGATCAAGGAACACCATGTTGGCGTCAAGTGCGCCACCATCACTCCGGACGAAGCCCGGGTTGAAGAGTTCGGCCTGAAGAAGATGTGGGTCTCCCCGAACGGCACCATCCGTAACATTCTCGGCGGTGTGGTCTTCCGCGAGCCGATCATCATCTCCAATATTCCCCGCCTGGTGCCCGGCTGGAACAAGCCGATCATCATTGGCCGTCACGCTTTCGGCGACCAGTACCGCGCCACCAACTTCAAAGTTCCCGGCCCCGGCACGCTGACCCTGACCTTCACCCCGGCTGACGGCGGCGAAGAGATCAAGCAGCAGGTCGTCACCTATCCCGAAGAGGGTGGCGTGGCGATGGGTATGTACAACTTCAACGAGTCCATCAAGGACTTCGCCCGGGCTAGCTTTGCCTACGGTTTGCAGCGCAATTACCCGGTTTATCTCTCCACCAAGAACACCATCCTGAAGGCCTATGACGGCCAGTTCAAGGATCTCTTCCAAGAGGTCTTCGACAATGAGTTCAAGGAGCAGTTCGACGCCGCTGGCCTGACCTACGAGCACCGGCTGATCGACGATATGGTCGCCTCCGCGATGAAGTGGGAAGGCGGCTACGTCTGGGCTTGCAAGAACTATGACGGTGACGTGCAGTCCGATACCGTGGCGCAGGGCTTCGGCTCGCTCGGCTTGATGACTTCGGTGCTGATGACCCCGGACGGTAAGACCGTTGAGGCTGAAGCGGCACACGGCACGGTGACCCGTCACTACCGTCAGCACCAGCAGGGCAAGCCCACCTCGACCAACCCGATTGCCTCGATCTTCGCTTGGACCCGTGGCCTGATGCACCGCGGCAAGATCGATAACACCCCCGAGGTCGTGCAGTTCGCCGAGACCCTGGAAGATGTTGTCATCAAGACGGTTGAATCCGGCAAGATGACAAAGGACTTGGCGCTGCTGGTTAGCCCAGATCAGGCTTTCTTGACCACCGAGGATTTCCTGGCTGCGCTGGATGAGAATCTTTCGGCACGTTTGGCTGGCTAA
- the purH gene encoding bifunctional phosphoribosylaminoimidazolecarboxamide formyltransferase/IMP cyclohydrolase, translating to MTSAEFDRVPIRRALISVYDKTGVEELAAGLHAAGVTIVSTGSTAARIKSSGVPVTSVEEVTGSPEMLDGRVKTLHPRIHAGILADRRLDDHVQQLSDHEIETFDLVVVNLYPFVDTVRSGADQDAVVEQIDIGGPSMVRAAAKNHASVSVVVDPARYPEVVRAAQQGGFLLAERQQLAAAAFAHTASYDNSVASWTAAQFGDGSDPENNWPPYAGLSLERSEVLRYGENPHQAAALYVDKAATPGIAQADQLHGKAMSYNNFVDADAALRAAFDFDEPAVAIIKHANPCGIAVASPDAADPVAEAHARAHACDPMSAYGGVIAVNRPVTAGLAANLKGVLTEVIIAPSFEPDALERLQLRQDIRLLTLPEGYRRDPAEYRQVSGGVLVQMGDTIAAEGDDPSKWQLVAGEAADEKTLADLVFAWRAIRAVKSNAILLAHDGAAVGVGMGQVNRVDSCKLAVERANSLALDDDGNPIERARGAVAASDAFFPFADGLQILLDAGVRAVVQPGGSKRDEEVIAAAQAAGVTMYLTGARHFFH from the coding sequence GTGACCTCAGCTGAATTTGACCGTGTCCCGATCCGCCGCGCGCTGATCTCCGTCTATGACAAAACCGGAGTGGAGGAATTGGCCGCCGGTCTGCACGCCGCCGGTGTGACAATTGTTTCCACCGGCTCCACCGCCGCTCGGATCAAGAGCTCGGGGGTTCCGGTGACTTCGGTGGAGGAAGTAACCGGTTCGCCGGAGATGCTTGACGGTCGGGTGAAAACCCTGCATCCACGGATTCACGCCGGCATCTTGGCGGATCGTCGGCTGGACGATCACGTGCAGCAGCTCTCTGACCACGAGATTGAAACCTTTGATTTGGTGGTAGTCAATCTTTACCCCTTTGTGGACACCGTCCGCTCCGGTGCCGATCAGGACGCGGTGGTCGAGCAGATCGATATCGGTGGTCCTTCGATGGTGCGCGCCGCTGCTAAAAACCACGCTTCGGTTTCGGTGGTAGTGGACCCGGCTCGGTATCCCGAAGTGGTGCGGGCGGCCCAGCAGGGTGGTTTCTTGCTGGCGGAACGGCAGCAACTGGCTGCCGCAGCGTTCGCCCACACCGCTAGTTATGACAATTCAGTGGCTTCTTGGACGGCTGCGCAATTTGGTGATGGCAGTGATCCGGAGAATAACTGGCCGCCTTACGCTGGTCTTTCACTGGAGCGTTCCGAGGTGCTGCGTTACGGCGAGAACCCGCATCAGGCAGCCGCGCTCTATGTCGATAAGGCGGCCACCCCCGGCATCGCCCAGGCCGACCAGCTGCACGGCAAGGCTATGAGCTATAACAATTTCGTCGATGCTGACGCCGCGTTGCGCGCTGCTTTCGACTTTGATGAGCCCGCCGTGGCCATCATTAAGCACGCTAACCCCTGCGGTATTGCGGTCGCCTCGCCGGACGCTGCCGACCCGGTTGCTGAGGCGCATGCCCGAGCGCATGCCTGTGACCCGATGAGCGCCTACGGCGGGGTGATCGCGGTGAATCGCCCGGTCACCGCCGGGCTGGCCGCGAACCTCAAGGGCGTGCTTACCGAAGTCATTATTGCGCCGTCCTTCGAACCCGATGCTTTGGAGCGATTGCAGTTGCGTCAAGATATCCGGTTGCTGACCCTGCCCGAGGGCTATCGTCGCGATCCGGCCGAATACCGGCAGGTCTCCGGCGGTGTGTTGGTGCAGATGGGGGACACCATTGCCGCCGAGGGTGATGATCCGAGTAAATGGCAGTTGGTGGCAGGCGAGGCCGCAGATGAAAAGACGCTGGCGGATTTGGTCTTTGCCTGGCGAGCCATTCGGGCGGTCAAATCCAACGCAATCCTGCTCGCGCATGACGGCGCCGCAGTGGGTGTCGGGATGGGACAGGTTAATCGAGTTGACTCCTGCAAACTTGCGGTGGAACGAGCTAACTCACTGGCACTGGATGACGATGGCAACCCGATCGAACGCGCTCGCGGTGCGGTGGCGGCCTCTGATGCTTTCTTCCCCTTCGCCGACGGCTTGCAGATTCTGCTCGACGCGGGGGTTCGGGCAGTAGTCCAGCCCGGCGGCTCCAAGCGGGACGAAGAAGTGATAGCTGCAGCGCAGGCGGCCGGCGTCACCATGTATCTGACCGGAGCGCGACACTTCTTCCACTAG
- a CDS encoding MurR/RpiR family transcriptional regulator — MSIQSTIYSLLPSLPPAARRIGELIVAEPAVVLQSTISELAKRCQTSDPSVVRFCRTLGFTGYVQLRLALATEIGREIAAEPNAPQFGEDISPADSLGDSVEKLRFTEVMAIEETLKALDLEQLNTAAERIDGSSRVLLYGVGAGAVVAEDFAYKLSRIGRIAQRFADLHGALMAAALARPGDVAVLFSHSGQTPEIMQFLRAVKQRGVKTIAVSNVRQSALAKEADHCLLTMVRETEFRAGAMASRIAQLAIVDCLFVAVAQRSYQPTVTALELTRQAIEQQLAR; from the coding sequence ATGAGCATTCAGTCCACTATTTATTCGCTACTGCCCAGCTTGCCGCCAGCGGCTCGCCGGATTGGCGAACTGATAGTCGCCGAACCTGCTGTGGTGCTGCAGAGTACGATCTCCGAGTTGGCAAAGCGCTGCCAGACCTCGGACCCCTCGGTCGTCCGGTTCTGTCGAACCCTCGGCTTCACCGGTTACGTCCAGTTACGACTGGCGCTCGCCACCGAGATCGGACGTGAGATTGCTGCGGAGCCGAACGCGCCTCAATTCGGTGAAGATATCAGCCCGGCCGATTCGCTCGGTGACTCGGTGGAAAAGTTGCGATTCACCGAGGTGATGGCGATTGAGGAAACCCTTAAGGCTCTAGACCTCGAGCAGCTCAATACCGCAGCCGAACGAATCGACGGATCCAGTCGGGTGTTGCTCTATGGGGTGGGTGCCGGGGCCGTGGTGGCCGAGGACTTCGCCTATAAATTGTCCCGAATTGGACGGATTGCCCAGCGCTTCGCAGATTTACACGGGGCACTGATGGCGGCGGCGCTAGCTCGCCCGGGCGACGTCGCGGTGCTGTTTTCGCACTCCGGCCAAACCCCGGAGATCATGCAGTTTCTCCGAGCCGTGAAACAACGCGGAGTGAAAACCATTGCGGTGAGCAATGTGCGGCAGTCGGCGCTTGCGAAAGAAGCCGACCACTGCCTGCTCACCATGGTGCGCGAGACCGAGTTCCGGGCGGGTGCGATGGCCTCCAGAATTGCTCAACTGGCTATTGTCGACTGCCTCTTCGTCGCAGTGGCACAACGAAGCTACCAGCCGACGGTGACCGCGCTGGAACTCACCCGACAAGCAATTGAGCAACAGCTCGCGCGGTGA